From a region of the Azospirillum formosense genome:
- a CDS encoding ABC transporter permease yields MRFSFARFVAVMVKEFIQMRRDRLTFAMMVGVPVLQLVLFGFAINSDPKSLPTAVHVADSSPFARTLVSAMANSGYFDVTRGADSPAELDRLLAEGRVQFAVTIPAGFARDLQRGERPVLLVEADATDPAATSNALAALSTLARQALDPDLTGPLAQRRATPDPVELRVHRRYNPEGITQYNVVPGLMGVVLTMTMVMMTALAVTRERERGTMENLLAMPVRPFEVMLGKIVPFILVGYIQVVIIVLAARLLFGVPIVGSLALLSAVLVLFIAANLAVGFTFSTVAKNQLQAMQMSFFFFLPSMLLSGFMFPFRGMPGWAQAVGEVLPLTHFLRIVRGILLKGNGPAEIAEEVAALLVFLVAVTVVALKRYRQTLD; encoded by the coding sequence ATGCGCTTTTCCTTCGCGCGCTTCGTCGCGGTGATGGTGAAGGAATTCATCCAGATGCGGCGCGACCGGTTGACCTTCGCCATGATGGTGGGGGTGCCGGTGCTCCAGCTCGTGCTGTTCGGCTTCGCCATCAACTCCGACCCCAAGAGCCTGCCGACCGCCGTCCACGTCGCCGACTCCAGTCCCTTCGCGCGGACGCTGGTGTCGGCCATGGCCAATTCCGGCTATTTCGACGTGACGCGCGGCGCCGACAGCCCGGCGGAGCTGGACCGCCTGCTGGCGGAAGGGCGGGTGCAGTTCGCCGTCACCATCCCCGCCGGCTTCGCCCGCGACCTGCAGCGGGGCGAGCGGCCCGTGCTGCTGGTCGAGGCCGACGCGACCGACCCGGCGGCGACCAGCAACGCGCTGGCCGCCCTGTCCACCCTGGCGCGGCAGGCGCTGGACCCCGACCTGACCGGGCCGCTGGCCCAACGGCGCGCCACCCCCGACCCGGTCGAGCTGCGGGTCCACCGCCGCTACAACCCGGAGGGGATCACCCAGTACAACGTGGTGCCCGGCCTGATGGGGGTCGTCCTGACCATGACCATGGTGATGATGACCGCGCTGGCCGTCACCCGCGAGCGGGAGCGCGGGACGATGGAGAACCTGCTGGCGATGCCGGTCCGCCCGTTCGAGGTGATGCTGGGCAAGATCGTGCCCTTCATCCTGGTCGGCTACATCCAGGTCGTCATCATCGTCCTGGCCGCCCGGCTGCTGTTCGGCGTGCCCATCGTCGGCAGCCTGGCCCTGCTGTCGGCCGTGCTGGTGCTGTTCATCGCCGCCAATCTGGCGGTGGGCTTCACCTTCTCCACCGTGGCGAAGAACCAGCTCCAGGCGATGCAGATGTCCTTCTTCTTCTTCCTGCCGTCGATGCTGCTGTCCGGCTTCATGTTCCCCTTCCGCGGCATGCCCGGCTGGGCGCAGGCGGTGGGGGAGGTTCTGCCGCTGACCCATTTCCTGCGCATCGTCCGCGGCATTCTCCTGAAGGGCAACGGCCCGGCGGAAATCGCGGAGGAGGTGGCGGCGCTGCTGGTTTTCCTGGTCGCGGTTACGGTCGTCGCGCTGAAGCGCTACCGGCAGACCTTGGACTGA
- the nifB gene encoding nitrogenase cofactor biosynthesis protein NifB has translation MANVISLDSILGVGELKPPVEAPPAAASGCASSCGSSDGPADMAPEVWEKVKNHPCYFEEAHHYFARMHVAVAPACNIQCNYCNRKYDCSNESRPGVVSEKLTPDQALRKIMAVAKEIPQLSVIGIAGPGDSLAAGGKNTFKTFEMLAKKAPDLKLCLSTNGLALPDHVETIANYNIDHVTITINMVDPEVGQRIYPWIFHDHKRWTGLDAAKILHERQMLGLEMLTSRGILVKVNSVMIPGINDEHLMDVNKAVKSRGAFLHNIMPLISDPAHGTHFGLTGQRGPTAQELKVLQDQCEGGAKLMRHCRQCRADAVGLLGEDRGSEFTIDQIEAMGEVEYDQEAARTYREHVEGERAGRHAAKAAAQADVAETVGTDVQPILIAVATKGGERINEHFGHAKEFQIYEVGPKGAKFVGHRRVDQYCEGGSGDEDALGGVLSAINDCTAVFVAKIGGCPSQNLKDAGIEPVDRFAFEYIEESALTYFKDYAERLGQGAINAREGQDAVIRTGAFTALRA, from the coding sequence ATGGCCAACGTTATTTCGCTCGACAGCATCCTGGGCGTGGGTGAGTTGAAGCCTCCCGTCGAGGCGCCGCCCGCCGCCGCTTCCGGCTGCGCGTCCTCCTGCGGGTCGTCGGACGGCCCCGCCGACATGGCGCCGGAGGTGTGGGAGAAGGTGAAGAACCACCCTTGCTACTTCGAGGAGGCGCATCACTATTTCGCCCGCATGCACGTGGCCGTGGCACCGGCCTGCAACATCCAGTGCAACTACTGCAACCGCAAATACGACTGCTCGAACGAGAGCCGGCCGGGCGTGGTCTCCGAGAAGCTGACCCCCGATCAGGCGCTCCGCAAGATCATGGCGGTTGCCAAAGAAATTCCGCAGCTCTCCGTCATCGGCATCGCCGGCCCCGGCGACAGCTTGGCGGCGGGCGGCAAGAACACCTTCAAGACCTTCGAGATGCTGGCGAAGAAGGCGCCGGACCTCAAGCTGTGCCTGTCCACCAACGGTCTGGCCCTGCCCGACCATGTGGAGACCATCGCGAATTACAACATCGACCACGTCACGATCACCATCAACATGGTCGATCCCGAGGTCGGGCAGCGCATCTATCCGTGGATCTTCCACGACCACAAGCGCTGGACCGGGCTGGACGCCGCGAAGATCCTGCACGAGCGCCAGATGCTCGGGCTGGAGATGCTGACCTCGCGCGGCATCCTGGTGAAGGTGAACTCCGTCATGATCCCGGGGATCAACGACGAGCACCTGATGGACGTGAACAAGGCGGTGAAGTCACGCGGCGCCTTCCTGCACAACATCATGCCGCTGATCTCCGACCCGGCGCACGGCACGCATTTCGGCCTGACCGGCCAGCGCGGCCCGACCGCGCAGGAGCTGAAGGTCCTGCAGGACCAATGCGAAGGCGGGGCCAAGCTGATGCGCCACTGCCGCCAGTGCCGCGCCGACGCGGTCGGCCTGCTCGGCGAGGACCGCGGCTCCGAATTCACCATCGACCAGATCGAGGCGATGGGCGAGGTGGAGTACGACCAGGAGGCCGCCCGCACCTACCGCGAGCACGTCGAGGGCGAGCGCGCCGGGCGCCACGCCGCCAAGGCCGCAGCGCAGGCCGACGTGGCCGAGACGGTCGGCACCGACGTGCAGCCGATCCTGATCGCCGTCGCCACCAAGGGCGGCGAGCGCATCAACGAGCATTTCGGCCACGCCAAGGAATTCCAGATCTACGAGGTTGGCCCGAAGGGCGCCAAGTTCGTCGGCCACCGCCGCGTCGACCAGTATTGCGAAGGCGGATCGGGCGACGAGGACGCGCTCGGCGGCGTGCTGTCGGCGATCAACGATTGCACCGCGGTCTTCGTCGCCAAGATCGGCGGTTGCCCGTCGCAGAACCTCAAGGACGCGGGCATCGAGCCGGTTGATCGCTTCGCCTTCGAATACATCGAAGAGTCGGCATTGACCTACTTCAAGGACTACGCCGAGCGCCTCGGCCAAGGTGCGATCAACGCGCGCGAGGGCCAGGACGCGGTGATCCGCACCGGCGCCTTCACCGCCCTGCGGGCCTGA
- a CDS encoding ABC transporter ATP-binding protein encodes MTGEPAIDVRGLVKRFGAKTVVDGFSIRVARGQIYGFLGPNGSGKTTTIRMLCGLLTPDAGEGTCLGLDIRRESAAIKRQVGYMTQKFSFWEDLSIAENLDFVARMYGLPERRQKVAAALERLGLGNRRAQLAGELSGGWKQRLALAACILHEPKLLLLDEPTAGVDPKARREFWDEIHRLAGDGLTVLVSTHYMDEAERCHAIAYLAYGRLMTQGSVEEVIANSGLVTYEVGARGTDGPDLGSVAAALRDRPGVEMVAAFGARLHVSGGDGAALEAALRPWSGDSGLSVRRTEPTLEDVFIHLMNRSTDNFA; translated from the coding sequence ATGACCGGGGAACCCGCCATTGACGTGCGCGGTCTGGTCAAGCGCTTCGGCGCCAAGACGGTGGTGGACGGCTTCTCCATCCGGGTGGCGCGCGGGCAGATCTACGGCTTCCTGGGGCCGAACGGGTCGGGCAAGACGACGACCATCCGCATGCTCTGCGGGCTGCTGACCCCCGACGCCGGGGAGGGGACCTGCCTCGGGCTCGACATCCGCCGCGAGAGCGCCGCGATCAAGCGGCAGGTCGGCTACATGACCCAGAAGTTCAGCTTCTGGGAGGATCTCAGCATCGCCGAGAATCTGGATTTCGTCGCCCGGATGTACGGGCTGCCGGAGCGGCGGCAGAAGGTCGCCGCGGCGCTGGAGCGGCTGGGGCTGGGCAACCGGCGGGCGCAATTGGCCGGCGAGCTGTCCGGCGGCTGGAAGCAGCGTCTGGCGTTGGCCGCCTGCATCCTGCACGAGCCGAAGCTGCTGCTGCTCGACGAGCCGACCGCCGGGGTGGACCCCAAGGCGCGGCGGGAGTTCTGGGACGAGATCCACCGGCTGGCCGGCGACGGGCTGACCGTGCTGGTCAGCACCCATTACATGGACGAGGCGGAGCGCTGCCACGCCATCGCCTACCTCGCCTACGGTCGGCTGATGACCCAGGGCAGCGTGGAGGAGGTGATCGCCAACTCGGGGCTGGTGACCTACGAGGTCGGCGCGCGGGGAACGGACGGGCCGGACCTCGGGTCCGTCGCGGCGGCGCTGCGCGACCGTCCGGGGGTCGAGATGGTCGCCGCCTTCGGCGCGCGGCTGCATGTCAGCGGCGGCGACGGCGCGGCGCTGGAGGCGGCGCTGCGTCCCTGGTCCGGCGACTCGGGCCTGTCGGTGCGGCGGACGGAGCCGACGCTGGAAGACGTCTTCATTCACCTGATGAACCGCAGCACGGACAATTTCGCATGA
- the dmpI gene encoding 4-oxalocrotonate tautomerase DmpI — MPVIVFESGALSKEVKAELIQQLTDVSVRITGIPKELFLVSIHELPDEDIAVGGVTVKELKQRLAGSRHP; from the coding sequence ATGCCTGTGATCGTTTTTGAATCCGGAGCGCTGAGCAAGGAGGTCAAGGCGGAGCTGATCCAGCAGTTGACAGACGTTTCCGTGCGGATCACCGGAATCCCGAAGGAGCTTTTCCTGGTGTCGATCCACGAACTGCCGGATGAAGACATCGCGGTGGGGGGCGTCACCGTCAAGGAATTGAAGCAGCGTCTGGCCGGGTCACGTCACCCTTGA
- a CDS encoding HlyD family efflux transporter periplasmic adaptor subunit: protein MSWIAETLAVALSVLGLGGGDAVPLAHGYAEGEYLRIAAPVAGTLDTLAVTRGGRVEAGAPLFALDRTGARAERDRLAAALAQALAQLADLRTGRRPDELAVVAAQRAQAEAALRYSEAELARQQTLVARKVSSDDRLDAARATRDRDRARLEELTAQLAVSNLPARPDQIRAAEDAVAQAEAALAQADKRLAELAPPAPEAALVEDTLFNPGEWVPAGAPVVSLLPPSKRKLVFFVPEPLMARVRPGDRVTVRCDGCPPGLSARVTYVAPRVEYTPPVIYSVGSREKLVFRVEARLEDGAALNPGLPVDVELPR from the coding sequence ATGAGCTGGATCGCCGAAACGCTGGCGGTGGCCTTGTCGGTTCTCGGGCTGGGTGGTGGGGACGCCGTGCCGCTGGCCCACGGCTACGCCGAAGGGGAATATCTGCGCATCGCCGCCCCGGTGGCCGGGACGCTCGACACGCTGGCGGTGACGCGCGGCGGGCGGGTGGAGGCGGGCGCGCCCCTCTTCGCCCTCGACCGCACCGGCGCGCGGGCGGAGCGCGACCGGCTGGCCGCCGCGCTCGCGCAGGCGCTGGCGCAGCTTGCCGACCTGCGGACCGGCCGCCGCCCCGACGAGCTGGCGGTGGTCGCCGCCCAGCGCGCGCAGGCCGAGGCGGCGCTGCGCTACTCCGAAGCGGAACTGGCGCGGCAGCAAACACTGGTGGCGCGCAAGGTCAGCTCCGACGATCGGCTGGACGCCGCCCGCGCCACCCGCGACCGCGACCGCGCGCGGCTGGAGGAGCTGACCGCGCAACTGGCCGTCTCCAACCTGCCGGCCCGTCCCGACCAGATCCGCGCCGCCGAGGACGCCGTCGCCCAGGCCGAGGCGGCGCTGGCCCAGGCGGACAAGCGGCTCGCCGAACTGGCCCCGCCGGCGCCCGAGGCGGCGCTGGTCGAGGACACGCTGTTCAACCCCGGCGAATGGGTGCCGGCGGGCGCCCCGGTGGTCTCGCTTCTGCCGCCGTCGAAGCGGAAGCTGGTTTTCTTCGTCCCGGAGCCGCTGATGGCCCGCGTCCGTCCGGGCGACCGGGTGACGGTGCGCTGCGACGGCTGCCCGCCCGGCCTGTCGGCGCGGGTGACCTATGTGGCGCCGCGGGTGGAATACACCCCGCCGGTCATCTACAGCGTCGGCAGCCGCGAGAAGCTGGTCTTCCGCGTGGAGGCGCGGTTGGAGGATGGCGCGGCGCTGAACCCCGGCCTGCCGGTGGACGTGGAACTGCCGCGATGA
- a CDS encoding adenylate/guanylate cyclase domain-containing protein, with translation MEKPLALLFVDIADSTLLYELAGDRKAAALTQRVLEDLGRIVGENAGTVVKSLGDGLLASFPMSDGATRAVLAMMERQGDFGLRLRAGLHFGPVIAGPGDLYGDACNVAARLESIARPGEILATDDLVDRLSPPLRKQARLLNSVAVKGKAAPVRVHQIRSSDAPPEAEDNATIGLTLSQPGSGRGLPSLHLSGRRAEATLTPLLPRVTVGRDESCGLRIPSRRTSRQHAVIDFSRGGFLLTDHSTNGTFIRTGDSPSLLLRRDSTKLTGSGLIGFGGEPLRPDEDHVLAFQVGTA, from the coding sequence ATGGAAAAGCCCCTCGCCCTCCTCTTCGTGGATATCGCCGACAGCACGCTGCTCTATGAACTGGCGGGCGACCGGAAGGCGGCGGCGCTGACCCAGCGGGTTCTGGAGGACTTAGGCCGGATCGTCGGGGAGAACGCCGGCACGGTGGTGAAGAGCCTGGGCGACGGGCTGCTGGCCTCGTTCCCCATGAGCGACGGCGCCACCCGCGCAGTGCTCGCCATGATGGAGCGGCAGGGGGATTTCGGGCTGCGGCTGCGCGCCGGGCTGCATTTCGGTCCGGTGATCGCCGGGCCCGGCGATCTTTACGGTGACGCCTGCAACGTCGCCGCCCGGCTGGAATCCATCGCCCGCCCCGGCGAAATCCTGGCGACCGATGATCTGGTCGACAGACTCTCCCCTCCCCTGCGAAAACAGGCGCGTCTTCTGAACAGCGTCGCGGTGAAGGGGAAGGCGGCGCCCGTCCGCGTCCACCAGATCCGCAGCAGCGACGCTCCGCCGGAGGCCGAGGACAACGCGACCATCGGGCTGACCTTGTCGCAACCCGGCAGCGGGCGCGGCCTGCCGTCCCTGCACCTGTCCGGGCGCCGCGCCGAGGCAACCCTGACACCGCTCCTGCCCCGCGTCACGGTGGGCCGCGACGAGAGTTGCGGCCTGCGCATCCCCTCCCGCCGGACGTCGCGCCAGCACGCGGTGATCGACTTCAGCCGCGGCGGCTTCCTGCTGACCGATCACTCGACCAACGGCACCTTCATCCGCACGGGCGACTCCCCCTCCCTGCTGCTGCGCCGCGATTCGACGAAGCTGACCGGCAGCGGGCTGATCGGCTTCGGGGGAGAACCGCTGCGGCCGGACGAGGACCATGTCCTGGCCTTCCAAGTTGGGACCGCCTGA
- a CDS encoding 4Fe4S-binding leucine-rich repeat protein: protein MSDDIDSALDWLGNPVDCDGCACRDRLAEGRCEPLRACVQDRYAKRIQRFFQWNDDLAGEHLDHPYFEVRANAARFAPIFIVPRLMDDPDETVRAAVARRLPRRLLLKMRGDPDREVRIAVASRLEDADLSPLMRDPDYSVRLRVARRVPEGMLPAMMHDEDPEIRLEVANRIGLEWLMSMAWDDSARVRMVVARRLPPEKLAALIRDADWCVRFVVASRLPPEDLAPLTEDPVDDVRTVAQKRRAGLPATGDLIPD from the coding sequence ATGAGCGACGACATCGACAGCGCGCTGGACTGGCTGGGCAACCCCGTCGACTGCGACGGCTGCGCCTGCCGCGACCGTCTGGCCGAGGGGCGCTGCGAGCCGCTGCGCGCCTGCGTGCAGGACCGCTACGCCAAGCGCATCCAGCGCTTCTTCCAGTGGAACGACGATCTGGCCGGCGAGCACCTCGACCATCCCTATTTCGAGGTCCGCGCCAACGCCGCCCGCTTCGCGCCGATCTTCATCGTGCCGCGGCTGATGGACGACCCGGACGAGACGGTGCGCGCCGCCGTCGCCCGCCGCCTGCCCCGCCGCCTGCTGCTGAAGATGCGCGGCGACCCCGACCGCGAGGTGCGCATCGCCGTCGCCTCCCGTCTGGAGGACGCCGACCTCTCGCCGCTGATGCGCGACCCCGACTACTCCGTCCGCCTGCGCGTCGCCCGCCGCGTGCCCGAGGGCATGCTGCCGGCGATGATGCACGACGAGGACCCGGAAATCCGGCTGGAGGTCGCCAACCGCATCGGGCTGGAGTGGCTGATGAGCATGGCCTGGGACGACAGCGCCCGCGTCCGCATGGTCGTCGCCCGGCGCCTGCCGCCGGAGAAGCTGGCCGCGCTGATCCGCGACGCCGACTGGTGCGTGCGCTTCGTCGTCGCCAGCCGCCTGCCGCCCGAAGACCTCGCCCCGCTGACCGAGGACCCGGTGGACGACGTCCGGACCGTGGCGCAGAAGCGCCGCGCCGGACTGCCCGCCACCGGAGACCTGATTCCCGACTGA
- a CDS encoding TetR/AcrR family transcriptional regulator → MPEEDPAVPRWRRRKEARPREIVDAALTVFGERGFAAARLEDVAAQAGVSKGTLYLYFPNKEELFKAVVREAILPNLDMAERLLAGAQGPSFAVLETLLTLFATRILKSRAGAIPKLIIAEAGNFPDLARFYYDEVIRRAFALLAAVLERGMARGEFRPVDVDSTVRLIVAPMLMSALWRSSFEALEGRPPDVAALLAAHLDALRRTLAPEGGPPS, encoded by the coding sequence ATGCCGGAGGAAGATCCCGCCGTTCCGCGCTGGCGCCGCCGGAAGGAGGCGCGCCCCCGGGAGATCGTCGACGCGGCCCTGACCGTCTTCGGCGAGCGCGGCTTCGCGGCGGCCCGGCTGGAGGACGTCGCGGCGCAGGCCGGGGTCAGCAAGGGCACGCTCTACCTCTACTTCCCGAACAAGGAGGAGCTGTTCAAGGCGGTGGTCCGCGAGGCCATCCTGCCCAATCTGGACATGGCCGAGCGTCTGCTGGCCGGGGCTCAGGGGCCGAGCTTCGCCGTTCTGGAAACGCTGCTGACCCTCTTCGCGACGCGCATCCTGAAATCCCGCGCCGGCGCCATCCCCAAGCTGATCATCGCCGAGGCCGGCAACTTCCCCGACCTCGCCCGCTTCTATTACGACGAGGTGATCCGCCGCGCCTTCGCCCTGCTGGCGGCGGTGCTGGAGCGCGGCATGGCGCGCGGCGAGTTCCGCCCGGTGGACGTCGATTCGACCGTCCGGCTGATCGTCGCGCCGATGCTGATGAGCGCGTTGTGGCGTTCCTCCTTCGAGGCGCTGGAGGGCCGCCCGCCTGACGTGGCGGCGCTGCTGGCCGCCCATCTCGACGCGCTGCGCCGGACGCTCGCCCCGGAGGGAGGGCCGCCGTCATGA
- a CDS encoding 4Fe-4S binding protein, with protein sequence MAYKIKASDCTACGACEAECPNNAISFKKGAYAINADLCTECKGQFSSPQCASVCPADCCVPA encoded by the coding sequence ATGGCTTACAAGATCAAGGCTTCCGACTGCACCGCCTGCGGCGCCTGCGAGGCCGAGTGCCCGAACAACGCCATCAGCTTCAAGAAGGGCGCCTACGCCATCAACGCGGACCTGTGCACCGAATGCAAGGGCCAGTTCTCCAGCCCGCAATGCGCCTCGGTCTGCCCGGCCGACTGCTGCGTCCCGGCCTGA
- the nifA gene encoding nif-specific transcriptional activator NifA, protein MPGAMRQSTSNLELLTIYEVSKVLGSSLDLQQTLREVLRALAYQLQMHRGRVYLVGEDNVLRLVAANGLSNEAAAQIEFRDGEGITGRILKTGMPAVVPNLAEEPLFLNRTGGREDLDEQVASLVGVPIKAAGVVVGVLTIDRISDEGPQGHFGSDVRFLTMVANLIGQTVRLHRTVAEERRFMMRETFRMQKELRPVAAPINDVVCTSPNMLEVMAQVHRVAPFKSTVLIRGESGTGKELIARAIHNMSPRKDAPFIRVNCAALPESLLESELFGHEKGAFTGAQKDHKGRFELASGGTLFLDEIGDISPNFQAKLLRVLQEQEFERVGGSKTIKTDVRLICATNLNLEEAVGHGKFRADLYFRINVVTIHLPPLRERRQDIGPLARHFVAKFAKDNGMTLVMEDEALEVLNRCTWPGNVRELENCIERAATQSRDGIIRTESLSCSLNLCNSSVLFQYRTLGASVGGLAPSMGPGAINRAPPGRPGVPAPASAPKASAMPAPVPEPAGAGGGAWPACASGCSAGPSPVCGAAQPVAPVPLIPLPLPEPNAPAVPAPTSSTASAAAPPSAAEVPLDEPESGSLRDRLLWAMERTGWVQAKAARLLGMTTRQVSYALRKYNIEIKRF, encoded by the coding sequence ATGCCGGGTGCAATGCGCCAGTCCACGTCGAACCTGGAGCTGCTGACCATTTATGAGGTCAGCAAGGTCCTCGGTTCCTCTCTCGACCTCCAGCAGACATTGCGCGAGGTGCTTCGCGCGCTGGCCTACCAGCTGCAGATGCACCGCGGGCGCGTCTATCTGGTCGGCGAGGACAACGTGCTGCGTCTCGTGGCCGCGAACGGCCTGTCGAACGAGGCCGCGGCCCAGATCGAATTCCGCGACGGGGAAGGCATCACCGGCCGCATCCTGAAGACCGGCATGCCCGCCGTCGTCCCGAACCTGGCGGAGGAACCGCTGTTCCTGAACCGCACCGGCGGGCGCGAGGACCTGGACGAGCAGGTGGCCTCGCTGGTCGGCGTGCCGATCAAGGCGGCGGGGGTGGTCGTCGGCGTGCTGACCATCGACCGCATCTCCGACGAGGGGCCGCAGGGCCATTTCGGCAGCGACGTGCGCTTCCTGACCATGGTCGCCAACCTGATCGGCCAGACCGTGCGGCTGCACCGCACCGTGGCCGAGGAGCGCCGCTTCATGATGCGGGAGACCTTCCGCATGCAGAAGGAGCTGCGGCCGGTCGCCGCCCCGATCAACGACGTGGTCTGCACCAGCCCCAACATGCTGGAGGTGATGGCCCAGGTCCACCGGGTGGCGCCCTTCAAGTCCACCGTGCTGATCCGCGGCGAGAGCGGCACCGGCAAGGAGCTGATCGCGCGGGCCATCCACAACATGTCGCCGCGCAAGGACGCGCCCTTCATCCGCGTGAACTGCGCCGCCCTGCCGGAATCGCTCCTGGAATCGGAGCTGTTCGGCCATGAAAAGGGCGCCTTCACCGGCGCGCAGAAGGACCACAAGGGCCGGTTCGAGCTGGCGTCGGGCGGCACGCTGTTCCTCGACGAGATCGGCGACATCTCGCCCAACTTCCAGGCCAAGCTGCTTCGCGTGCTGCAGGAGCAGGAGTTCGAGCGGGTCGGCGGGTCCAAGACCATCAAGACCGACGTCCGGCTGATCTGCGCCACCAACCTGAACCTGGAGGAGGCGGTCGGCCACGGCAAGTTCCGCGCCGACCTGTATTTCCGCATCAACGTGGTGACCATCCACCTGCCGCCGCTGCGCGAACGCCGCCAGGACATCGGCCCGCTGGCCCGCCATTTCGTGGCGAAGTTCGCCAAGGACAACGGCATGACCCTCGTCATGGAGGACGAGGCGCTGGAGGTGCTGAACCGCTGCACCTGGCCCGGCAACGTGCGCGAGCTGGAGAACTGCATCGAGCGCGCGGCCACCCAGTCGCGCGACGGCATCATCCGCACCGAGTCCCTGTCCTGCAGCCTGAACCTCTGCAACTCCTCGGTCCTGTTCCAGTACCGCACGCTGGGCGCGTCGGTCGGCGGGCTCGCCCCGTCCATGGGGCCTGGGGCGATCAACCGCGCTCCCCCCGGACGCCCCGGCGTCCCGGCACCGGCCAGCGCGCCGAAGGCCTCGGCGATGCCAGCCCCGGTGCCGGAACCGGCGGGTGCCGGCGGCGGCGCGTGGCCAGCCTGCGCGTCGGGCTGCTCCGCCGGCCCGTCGCCGGTCTGCGGCGCCGCCCAGCCGGTGGCTCCGGTTCCCCTGATCCCGCTGCCCCTGCCCGAGCCGAACGCCCCCGCCGTCCCGGCTCCAACATCCTCGACGGCTTCCGCCGCCGCTCCGCCGTCCGCCGCCGAGGTCCCACTGGACGAGCCGGAGTCGGGATCGCTGCGCGACCGATTGCTCTGGGCGATGGAGCGCACCGGCTGGGTGCAGGCCAAGGCCGCGCGCCTGCTCGGCATGACCACCCGTCAGGTCAGCTACGCCCTGCGCAAGTACAACATCGAGATCAAGCGCTTCTGA
- the mepA gene encoding penicillin-insensitive murein endopeptidase has product MVAAALAGPAEAGSHKKKKHAPPAPNSIAWSQVSGPALGPAQSIGGYAAGCVTGAQALPAEGTGYQVIRLSRQRFYGHPELIDYLKGFGRKVAAAGLGTALIGDMGQARGGPMSFGHASHQIGLDADVWLRLDHPPMGRNARESLSEIKYVDYGRVRVTEDWSERQAQLVRIAASDPRVTRIFVNPAIKLAMCRHPWPDRAFLRKLRPWHGHDGHMHVRLGCPAGSPQCEDQRDIPDGDGCGDEVASWLGSVYPVVERHNGKPQPRYVSMPPACTVVLRAAGTRVAAMDDSHAEKALR; this is encoded by the coding sequence TTGGTCGCCGCTGCTCTCGCCGGCCCCGCCGAGGCCGGATCGCACAAGAAAAAGAAGCACGCGCCGCCGGCCCCCAACTCCATCGCCTGGAGTCAGGTGAGCGGCCCCGCCCTGGGGCCGGCACAGTCCATCGGCGGCTACGCCGCGGGCTGCGTCACCGGCGCGCAGGCCCTGCCGGCGGAGGGCACCGGCTATCAGGTGATCCGCCTGTCGCGCCAGCGCTTCTACGGCCATCCCGAACTGATCGATTATCTGAAGGGCTTCGGGCGGAAGGTCGCGGCGGCCGGGCTGGGGACCGCGCTGATCGGCGACATGGGGCAGGCGCGCGGCGGCCCGATGAGCTTCGGCCACGCCAGCCACCAGATCGGGCTGGACGCCGACGTCTGGTTGCGGCTCGACCACCCGCCGATGGGGCGCAACGCTCGGGAAAGCCTGTCCGAGATCAAGTACGTCGATTACGGGCGCGTCCGCGTCACCGAGGACTGGTCGGAGCGGCAGGCCCAGCTCGTCCGCATCGCCGCCAGCGATCCTCGGGTGACCCGCATCTTCGTCAACCCGGCGATCAAGCTCGCCATGTGCCGCCATCCCTGGCCGGACCGCGCCTTCCTGCGCAAGCTGCGCCCCTGGCACGGCCATGACGGGCACATGCACGTCCGGCTGGGCTGCCCGGCGGGAAGCCCGCAATGCGAGGACCAGCGCGACATTCCCGACGGCGACGGCTGCGGCGACGAGGTCGCGTCCTGGCTCGGCTCCGTCTACCCGGTGGTGGAGCGGCACAATGGCAAGCCGCAGCCGCGCTACGTCAGCATGCCGCCCGCCTGCACCGTGGTGCTGCGCGCCGCCGGGACGCGGGTCGCCGCCATGGACGATTCGCACGCGGAGAAGGCGTTACGGTAA